A single window of Thalassomonas viridans DNA harbors:
- a CDS encoding serine protease has product MLKKSLIALAVLASTSAFAGTTIKSNSGLPSIRIVGGEESVPHSRPYQVSLQSTDGSHFCGGSLIGDDLVLTAAHCMEGVDGNDPELQVRVGAHSLTDGSGQVIQVATTYTNQEYPDLSKDVAVLKLAEKVTDSNAKALTLADEAFFTANMAAGKALLVSGWGTLSSGGEMPDKLMEVTVPYVTNEICNQASAYNGEIQDTEMCAGLAEGGKDSCQGDSGGPLVLNTDNGPVQVGVVSWGEGCAAEDKYGVYANVASLKTWIDSAAAGNEEPSGLVGDDDWGDDDWEDDYEETTYMAFQETFDYSPDDEEALEFVLDVPEDINVLYIATAGGEGELDIVAERIGDSTGEGDWGDDDDWGDDDQGDDDQGDDDWGDDDWGDDDWGDDDQGGDDQGDDDWGDDDWGDDDWGDDEDGDDSGEDDSDSDGRDWFWKKDGNKKAVKAVKATREGDNEGAEETTESITVEAVGIGTNKVLLLERPVSGEWKITFSSASELKDVELTVFSH; this is encoded by the coding sequence ATGTTGAAAAAATCGTTAATAGCTTTAGCAGTATTAGCCAGTACATCGGCTTTTGCCGGAACCACAATCAAGTCCAATAGTGGCCTGCCTTCAATCCGTATCGTCGGTGGTGAAGAGTCTGTTCCTCACTCCCGTCCTTATCAGGTGTCTTTACAGTCAACCGACGGCAGCCATTTTTGTGGTGGTTCGCTTATTGGTGACGACCTGGTATTAACGGCGGCCCATTGCATGGAAGGGGTTGACGGCAATGATCCTGAGCTTCAGGTACGTGTTGGCGCCCACAGTTTAACTGACGGCTCAGGCCAGGTTATCCAGGTGGCCACCACTTATACCAACCAGGAATACCCGGATCTGTCAAAAGATGTCGCGGTGCTGAAATTAGCCGAAAAGGTAACCGACAGCAATGCTAAAGCGCTTACCTTAGCAGACGAAGCCTTTTTTACTGCCAATATGGCAGCCGGTAAAGCGTTACTGGTTTCCGGCTGGGGCACGTTAAGCTCAGGCGGCGAAATGCCGGACAAACTGATGGAAGTGACCGTACCTTATGTTACCAATGAAATCTGTAACCAGGCGTCGGCTTATAACGGCGAGATCCAGGATACGGAAATGTGTGCCGGTTTAGCCGAAGGCGGTAAAGACTCCTGCCAGGGCGACAGCGGCGGCCCGCTGGTGCTGAACACAGACAATGGTCCGGTACAGGTTGGTGTAGTCAGCTGGGGTGAAGGCTGTGCGGCTGAAGACAAATATGGCGTATACGCCAATGTTGCCAGCTTGAAAACCTGGATTGACAGCGCCGCTGCCGGTAACGAAGAGCCGTCAGGACTTGTTGGTGATGACGACTGGGGCGACGATGACTGGGAAGATGATTACGAAGAAACCACTTATATGGCCTTCCAGGAAACCTTCGACTACAGCCCGGATGATGAAGAAGCGTTAGAATTTGTTTTAGATGTACCGGAAGACATTAACGTACTTTACATTGCCACCGCCGGCGGTGAAGGCGAACTTGATATTGTTGCCGAAAGAATCGGTGACAGTACAGGCGAAGGCGACTGGGGTGACGATGACGACTGGGGCGACGATGACCAGGGCGATGACGACCAGGGTGATGACGACTGGGGCGACGACGACTGGGGCGACGATGACTGGGGCGACGATGACCAGGGCGGTGACGACCAGGGTGACGACGACTGGGGTGACGATGACTGGGGCGATGATGACTGGGGCGACGATGAAGACGGCGATGACTCAGGTGAAGACGACTCAGACAGTGACGGCCGTGACTGGTTTTGGAAGAAAGACGGCAATAAGAAAGCCGTGAAAGCTGTTAAAGCGACCAGAGAAGGCGACAATGAAGGTGCTGAAGAAACAACTGAAAGCATTACCGTTGAAGCCGTTGGCATAGGCACCAACAAAGTCTTGTTGCTTGAGCGTCCGGTATCGGGTGAGTGGAAGATCA
- a CDS encoding ATP-binding protein has protein sequence MRSIFVRIYMGMFLAMIAIMLVIAVCGYYISKHRICNHVQENYGGTFRLISEGAARHQGEKQALWLSAIEKISDLSFERRNISSSPLSGKLYQQLQRDQYVFSINPLLSGGQVLIKLADKEHYLVVKLADFGSSLVRTSAFLMLNELGRHKSEQRLQALDNIRSMFNYPIQLKTLKKLHLPSTNIRTIEKRDISVVLKNSTTSVPALQAYAPLGNSPYVLVLGDIPFFEWFPLSLLLFAIIAILALMALSSYLLVSPLEQRLASIDKQIELIGHDKELSMPAPLGSDAIGKLSNTVNTMAQRIHKLIDAQTEMIGAISHELRSPVTRIRFRTAAIEDLQNPVLSKQVSGIEKDLDELESLIDEVLTFSKLKQDLPDLDLESISAGEFFAQLDHKLKISNPDITVTYPANTCGTFFADRRYLHRAIENLINNALKYATDKVEIGYDFCGQQQKIWVSDNGPGIPEKDRHSIFEPFKRLDASRDRQSGGYGLGLAIVKQIAHWHTGEIHVADNCSGGAKLLFSWPRKPNAGK, from the coding sequence ATGCGCAGTATTTTTGTGAGAATTTACATGGGAATGTTCCTGGCCATGATCGCCATAATGCTGGTCATTGCCGTTTGCGGTTATTACATCAGCAAACACAGGATTTGCAACCATGTACAGGAAAACTATGGCGGCACCTTTCGCCTGATCAGCGAAGGCGCAGCCCGCCACCAGGGCGAAAAGCAGGCCTTGTGGTTATCTGCCATCGAAAAAATCAGCGACCTGAGTTTTGAACGGAGAAACATCAGCAGCAGCCCGTTAAGCGGCAAACTCTATCAGCAGCTGCAACGCGACCAGTATGTTTTTAGCATCAACCCTTTGTTGTCCGGCGGCCAGGTGCTGATCAAGCTCGCCGATAAGGAGCATTACCTAGTGGTGAAACTGGCAGATTTTGGCAGCTCCCTAGTGCGCACCAGCGCATTTTTAATGCTTAATGAACTGGGACGCCATAAAAGCGAACAAAGACTACAGGCGCTGGATAATATCAGGTCTATGTTCAACTACCCCATCCAGTTAAAAACCTTAAAAAAACTGCATTTGCCCAGCACCAATATCCGCACCATAGAAAAACGGGATATTTCCGTGGTATTAAAAAATTCCACCACCAGCGTACCGGCACTACAGGCCTATGCGCCGCTGGGAAACAGTCCTTATGTGCTGGTATTGGGAGATATTCCTTTTTTTGAGTGGTTCCCCCTGTCCCTGCTCCTGTTCGCCATAATCGCCATTTTAGCCTTGATGGCCCTCTCCAGCTATCTGCTGGTCAGCCCGCTGGAACAGCGCCTGGCCAGTATAGACAAGCAAATAGAACTGATCGGCCATGACAAAGAACTGTCTATGCCCGCTCCCTTAGGCTCAGATGCCATAGGCAAGCTCTCAAACACGGTTAATACCATGGCGCAGCGCATACATAAACTTATCGATGCCCAGACAGAAATGATAGGGGCCATCTCCCATGAACTCAGGAGTCCGGTTACCCGTATCCGTTTTCGCACCGCGGCAATCGAAGACTTGCAAAACCCGGTATTGAGCAAGCAGGTATCCGGAATCGAAAAAGACCTGGACGAACTTGAAAGCCTGATCGACGAAGTACTGACTTTTTCCAAATTAAAACAGGATCTGCCGGACCTGGATCTGGAGTCTATTTCAGCCGGTGAATTCTTTGCCCAACTGGATCACAAACTGAAGATAAGCAACCCGGATATCACGGTCACCTATCCCGCCAATACCTGCGGCACCTTTTTTGCCGACCGCAGATACCTGCACCGGGCCATAGAGAACCTGATCAACAATGCCCTTAAATATGCAACCGACAAGGTAGAAATCGGTTATGACTTTTGCGGCCAGCAACAAAAAATCTGGGTGTCGGACAACGGCCCGGGGATCCCGGAAAAAGACCGCCACTCGATATTTGAGCCTTTTAAGCGTTTGGACGCCAGCCGGGACCGGCAGTCGGGAGGTTATGGTTTGGGCCTGGCGATAGTCAAGCAAATCGCCCACTGGCACACAGGCGAAATACATGTTGCCGACAACTGCAGCGGCGGCGCCAAATTGCTCTTTAGCTGGCCCAGAAAGCCGAATGCCGGTAAATAG
- a CDS encoding response regulator has product MAGNYNVLLIDDDVELTELISAYLSSNGFTVKCLHHGENVLEAIEEFRPDVIILDLMLPGIDGLTICKNIRPDFNGAIIMLTALGDDIDEVTGLEVGADDYLAKPVKPRVLLAHIRAQLRRQSAIQQTTQEHGIFCYGQQIKLDATKRTVTNNNEQVQLSSAEFDLLWLLAKNVGTIIKREDLHQQIFRLPYDGVDRSIDLRISRIRKKLNDDPKEPQIIKTVRNVGYLLAL; this is encoded by the coding sequence ATGGCAGGCAACTACAATGTACTTTTGATTGACGATGATGTTGAATTAACCGAGCTGATCAGCGCTTACCTCAGCTCGAACGGCTTTACTGTCAAATGTTTACATCATGGCGAGAATGTACTTGAAGCAATAGAGGAATTCCGTCCCGATGTCATTATCCTGGATTTAATGCTGCCGGGCATAGACGGTCTCACCATATGTAAGAATATCCGCCCGGATTTCAACGGCGCCATCATTATGCTAACGGCACTGGGGGATGATATCGACGAAGTTACCGGACTTGAAGTCGGCGCCGACGATTACCTGGCCAAACCGGTCAAACCCCGGGTACTGCTCGCCCATATCAGGGCGCAGTTGCGGCGCCAGAGTGCGATCCAGCAAACCACCCAGGAACACGGCATATTCTGTTACGGCCAGCAAATTAAACTGGACGCCACCAAGCGCACGGTCACCAACAATAACGAACAGGTGCAGTTATCCAGCGCCGAATTCGATCTGCTGTGGTTACTGGCGAAAAATGTCGGCACTATTATCAAGCGGGAAGACTTGCACCAGCAAATATTCCGCCTGCCGTATGACGGCGTGGACAGGTCGATCGACTTGCGTATCTCCCGTATCCGCAAAAAGCTCAACGACGATCCCAAAGAGCCGCAAATTATTAAAACCGTACGCAATGTCGGTTATTTGCTGGCCCTGTGA
- a CDS encoding DUF3565 domain-containing protein: MKQQITGYHLDDEQHWVAQLSCGHFQHVRHQPPWINRPWVISEQGRQQMLGYPLNCKKCLEGAPKDKR; encoded by the coding sequence ATGAAACAGCAAATTACCGGTTACCATCTCGATGACGAACAACACTGGGTGGCCCAGCTAAGCTGCGGCCACTTCCAGCATGTCCGTCACCAGCCCCCCTGGATAAACCGCCCCTGGGTCATCAGCGAGCAGGGACGACAGCAAATGTTGGGCTATCCCTTAAACTGTAAAAAATGCCTCGAAGGCGCCCCAAAAGACAAAAGATAA
- a CDS encoding lipase family alpha/beta hydrolase, whose product MKKSIIILMMSLLSVIGNAQAGNSAATKYPFVFVHGIFGFDDIWGIDYFYGIPQALREEGAQVYLAQVSPANSTEFRGEQLRTFIQAVLLDSGAEKVNIIGHSHGGPTARYVASVSPELVASVTSVGGVNWGSRFADVMRGLVEEDSVTEDLIRQGLNALAHVITGISTGETLPEDSLAMTESLTTPGSVLFNSQYPEGMPASYCGQGNEVGSNGVYYYSWSGAQPFTHLVDPLDYALQLTSLVFDEKNDGLVSSCSSHLGKVIKDDYYMNHLDEVNQAFGLTSWFETDPVTLYRQHANRLKQAGL is encoded by the coding sequence ATGAAAAAAAGTATAATAATTCTTATGATGTCTTTGCTGTCTGTTATAGGAAATGCCCAGGCGGGCAATAGTGCGGCCACTAAATACCCCTTTGTTTTTGTCCACGGTATTTTCGGCTTTGACGATATCTGGGGCATAGATTATTTCTACGGCATTCCCCAGGCCCTCAGGGAGGAAGGGGCTCAGGTTTACCTGGCCCAGGTGTCACCCGCCAATTCCACTGAGTTTCGGGGAGAGCAACTGCGCACCTTTATCCAGGCGGTCCTGCTGGACAGCGGCGCGGAAAAAGTCAATATCATAGGCCACAGCCATGGCGGCCCCACCGCAAGATATGTCGCCAGTGTCAGTCCGGAATTAGTGGCTTCGGTCACCTCGGTCGGTGGCGTCAACTGGGGCAGCCGCTTTGCCGACGTGATGCGGGGCCTGGTTGAGGAAGATTCGGTCACCGAAGATCTGATCCGCCAGGGACTTAACGCGTTGGCCCATGTTATTACCGGCATCAGCACAGGGGAGACGTTGCCGGAAGACAGCCTGGCCATGACAGAATCCTTAACCACCCCGGGTTCAGTCCTGTTTAACAGCCAATATCCGGAGGGCATGCCCGCCAGCTATTGCGGACAGGGCAATGAAGTCGGCAGCAACGGCGTGTATTATTATTCCTGGTCGGGGGCCCAGCCTTTCACCCACCTGGTAGATCCGCTGGATTATGCCTTACAGCTCACCAGCCTGGTGTTTGACGAGAAAAACGACGGCCTGGTATCTTCGTGCAGCTCCCACCTGGGCAAGGTGATCAAGGATGATTATTATATGAATCACCTGGATGAGGTAAACCAGGCATTTGGCCTCACCAGCTGGTTTGAAACCGACCCCGTCACCTTATACCGCCAGCATGCCAACCGCCTGAAACAAGCGGGATTATAG
- a CDS encoding lipase secretion chaperone: MKKAFAALAAISLLLGLSLLKPQQPEDSSAPAVNKAVQKPAPLAKTGKNSLDKNNTGQDRLTVRPAAIEAGLNAELELALSLRYRFDDIIHRHLGSGEDLGSLLQALAASLKLTPAAGEDLQALFSRYRQYLSAMSRLKEKAPQVDTVIDLSESRLFLQQVYQLQEDYFSEAEIRAFFAHEKTYNRQTLERVAIRQDTSLDKAQRQMLIEHQLSQLEPEALAPLQPTLTARKITRLITGEQSQDLTLAPQVSEKIRATREKNRLWQQKVRDYQQKIAAIEHLDSDSYNTELERYRLQHFSSNELKRLRVFLKHPELLSRQTP, encoded by the coding sequence ATGAAAAAAGCGTTCGCGGCTTTGGCCGCGATTTCCCTGCTGCTTGGCCTGAGCTTGCTTAAGCCACAGCAGCCGGAGGATTCATCTGCACCGGCGGTAAACAAGGCGGTCCAAAAGCCCGCCCCGCTGGCAAAAACAGGTAAAAACAGCCTGGATAAGAACAACACGGGGCAAGACAGGTTAACGGTCCGGCCAGCGGCCATAGAGGCCGGCCTCAACGCCGAGCTGGAGTTAGCCTTAAGCCTACGTTACCGTTTTGACGACATCATCCACCGCCACCTGGGCTCGGGGGAAGACCTGGGGTCCCTGCTACAGGCATTGGCCGCCAGCCTTAAATTAACCCCGGCAGCCGGAGAGGATCTGCAGGCATTGTTCAGCCGCTACCGCCAATACCTCAGCGCCATGTCAAGGCTCAAAGAAAAAGCGCCGCAGGTAGATACCGTGATAGACCTCAGCGAAAGCCGGCTGTTTTTACAGCAGGTGTACCAGCTGCAAGAAGACTATTTTTCCGAAGCGGAGATCCGGGCCTTTTTTGCCCATGAAAAAACCTATAACCGGCAAACGCTGGAGCGTGTCGCCATCCGCCAGGATACCAGCCTGGATAAGGCGCAACGGCAAATGCTGATTGAACACCAGCTGAGCCAGCTGGAACCTGAAGCACTGGCCCCGCTGCAACCTACGCTGACGGCGAGAAAAATCACCCGGCTGATAACCGGCGAGCAGTCACAGGATCTCACTTTAGCCCCGCAGGTATCGGAAAAGATCCGGGCAACCCGGGAGAAAAACCGCTTATGGCAGCAAAAAGTCAGGGACTACCAGCAAAAAATCGCCGCCATAGAGCACCTCGACAGCGACAGCTATAACACTGAACTTGAACGCTACCGTTTGCAGCACTTTAGCAGCAATGAGCTTAAACGCCTCAGGGTCTTCCTGAAACACCCTGAGCTGTTATCCCGCCAGACTCCCTAA
- a CDS encoding DNA alkylation repair protein, whose protein sequence is MAELLKNVYTREFITALAQQLTAIFPAFDKDKFQHLIFDDTWQQKELKARMNHIAQCLHQVLPGPYHHNLELLKQIKVEQAGFEYMFLPAYVELYGLEDYVASIPALAHFTEFASSEFAVRPFIIKYPKQMMAQMALWARMDNKHLRRLASEGCRPRLPWAMALPAFKQDPAQVLPILEVLKDDPSEYVRRSVANNLNDIAKDNPKQVIAIAKRWFGQTENTDRLIKHACRTLLKKADPEILTLFGFAPPKAIEVTALKVQKQVTMGDKLSFSFTLATKAQALGKLRIEYAIDYMKSNGKQARKIFKIAEADYNDRQKAITREQSFKAISTRKHYPGAHAVAVIINGEELAADKFILTAA, encoded by the coding sequence ATGGCCGAACTACTAAAAAACGTATATACCCGGGAGTTTATCACCGCCCTGGCGCAACAATTAACGGCAATCTTTCCCGCCTTCGATAAGGACAAGTTTCAGCATTTGATTTTTGATGACACCTGGCAGCAAAAAGAATTAAAGGCGCGCATGAACCATATCGCCCAATGCCTGCACCAGGTATTGCCCGGGCCTTACCACCATAACCTGGAATTGCTCAAGCAAATTAAGGTAGAGCAAGCCGGTTTTGAATATATGTTTTTACCTGCCTATGTCGAGCTGTACGGCCTGGAAGATTATGTTGCCTCCATTCCCGCCCTGGCGCATTTTACCGAATTTGCCAGCAGCGAATTTGCGGTACGCCCTTTTATCATCAAATACCCGAAACAAATGATGGCGCAAATGGCGCTTTGGGCGCGCATGGACAATAAGCACCTGAGGCGTTTGGCCAGCGAAGGCTGCCGTCCGCGCCTGCCCTGGGCCATGGCCTTGCCGGCCTTTAAGCAGGATCCGGCTCAGGTATTGCCGATCCTGGAAGTGCTGAAAGATGATCCCAGCGAATATGTGCGGCGCAGTGTTGCCAATAACCTCAACGATATTGCCAAAGACAACCCAAAGCAGGTGATCGCCATCGCCAAACGCTGGTTCGGGCAAACGGAAAATACCGACCGCTTAATCAAGCATGCCTGCCGCACCCTGCTGAAAAAAGCCGATCCCGAGATTTTAACCTTGTTTGGTTTTGCCCCGCCCAAAGCCATAGAAGTCACGGCCCTTAAGGTACAGAAACAGGTGACCATGGGAGATAAGCTGAGCTTTTCCTTTACCCTGGCCACCAAGGCGCAAGCGCTGGGCAAGTTACGCATCGAATATGCGATAGATTATATGAAAAGCAACGGCAAACAGGCGCGGAAGATCTTTAAAATCGCCGAAGCCGACTACAACGACCGGCAAAAAGCCATCACCCGGGAACAGTCTTTTAAAGCGATATCCACCAGGAAACATTACCCCGGCGCCCACGCCGTGGCGGTGATCATCAATGGCGAGGAATTGGCCGCGGACAAATTTATCCTGACGGCGGCTTAG
- a CDS encoding M9 family metallopeptidase — protein sequence MKMKRTVTLMSLAMLSAGIVAPANAANMGSVAVEAEMKAGHPAHIHQGEIPQHLLEPAPGTGLSVEAKASRSDLRQRKRPELAEHSHISPKPLNQASLQADEPAIAACDVTTQSLAAVSGKARNDLLKSSTDFDCLEDELWGVQSNVMHSLFNEAAMIEIAREAQALVASYQGDNSNKIANFVLYLRVGTWAQWGNSDVIGDYTSAFNNAAFGFLDAFAANQHFYRTDEAHGEILREVITLMGGTDFSIRYLPQAISWLGRYNKDWGYYMQGSFTSVLTLIYRGNFDANFRNAVEADPTVVNELDDFLKTHTDLIGHDREYQFNDAAMELSRFLTYGGQTYESVKVLVKAFLDKYSMTGSGAAAWLRMANMVDYADADNCSYYGICNFKEDLMAQVLPISHNCSSSLRVRAQDLTNGQLQEICSDLSAQETYFHQRLDTNNTPVPDDNNTTLELVIYDSSSDYKQYSGVLFGHSTGNGGIYLEGDPSQPGNIPRFFAYEAEWMLPEFAVWNLTHEYVHYLDGRFNLYGDFATGNAHDTVWWSEGLAEYISKKDRNDDAVAQARDKTHSLSQLLRTNYNNSSSQIYDWGYLAVRFMFEEKSADVGTMLGHVRSGDYASYDTWLDNINTRYDSQFSSWLETVQSTDGGTEPPTGDVLNNGDTRTISSDGSQQPAFSFELDSGASNVEISIGGGTGDADLYVRHGSAPTLDEYDYRPWENGNNETVNIAAPASGQWFIMVNPYNPFSGVELSVSWQQSAPGVPDACASQSPVTGGELLDATPVCLEQGTRYLYFWADGTESSVTLGSAHGAGDISLYHSSGTWPTEQDYHNASTTAGSNAEQIVVNSPVRGWHYIKATGQDSGVTLQMSVN from the coding sequence ATGAAAATGAAAAGGACAGTTACCCTGATGTCACTGGCCATGTTATCGGCTGGTATTGTTGCCCCGGCAAATGCGGCAAACATGGGAAGTGTTGCGGTTGAGGCCGAAATGAAAGCCGGACATCCGGCCCATATCCACCAGGGAGAAATCCCCCAGCACCTGCTCGAACCGGCTCCCGGAACCGGGCTTAGCGTCGAAGCCAAGGCTTCAAGATCAGATTTGCGGCAAAGAAAAAGGCCGGAGTTAGCGGAGCATAGCCATATCAGCCCTAAGCCGTTAAACCAGGCCAGCCTGCAGGCGGATGAACCGGCAATAGCTGCCTGTGACGTTACCACGCAAAGCCTGGCGGCGGTGTCGGGTAAAGCCAGGAATGACCTGTTAAAAAGCAGCACCGACTTCGACTGCCTGGAAGACGAACTCTGGGGCGTTCAGTCAAACGTGATGCACTCCCTGTTTAACGAAGCGGCAATGATAGAAATTGCCCGGGAAGCGCAGGCGCTGGTAGCCAGCTACCAGGGGGACAACAGCAACAAAATCGCTAACTTCGTGCTTTACCTGCGGGTGGGAACCTGGGCGCAATGGGGCAATTCCGATGTTATCGGCGATTATACCAGTGCCTTTAATAATGCCGCCTTCGGCTTTTTAGACGCCTTTGCCGCCAATCAGCATTTTTACCGCACTGACGAGGCCCATGGCGAGATCTTGCGGGAAGTGATCACCCTGATGGGGGGCACTGACTTCAGTATCCGCTACCTGCCCCAGGCCATCAGCTGGTTAGGACGCTACAACAAAGACTGGGGTTATTATATGCAGGGCAGTTTCACCAGCGTACTGACCCTGATATACCGCGGTAACTTCGACGCGAATTTCAGGAACGCGGTGGAAGCGGATCCTACCGTGGTCAACGAGCTGGACGATTTCCTGAAAACCCATACCGACCTTATCGGTCATGACAGGGAATACCAGTTTAACGATGCCGCCATGGAACTGTCGCGTTTTCTTACTTACGGCGGACAAACTTATGAATCTGTTAAAGTGCTGGTTAAGGCTTTCCTTGATAAGTACAGCATGACAGGCTCGGGCGCCGCCGCCTGGCTGCGTATGGCAAATATGGTGGATTATGCCGATGCCGACAACTGCAGCTATTACGGCATCTGTAACTTTAAAGAGGACCTGATGGCGCAGGTACTGCCTATTAGCCATAATTGCAGCAGCAGTTTGCGGGTCAGGGCGCAGGACTTAACCAATGGCCAGTTGCAGGAAATCTGTAGTGACCTTAGTGCCCAGGAGACCTATTTCCACCAGAGGTTAGATACCAACAATACCCCGGTGCCGGATGATAACAATACCACGCTGGAGTTGGTGATTTATGACAGCAGCAGCGACTACAAGCAGTACTCCGGGGTCCTGTTCGGTCACAGCACGGGTAACGGCGGTATTTACCTTGAAGGGGATCCGTCTCAGCCGGGCAATATTCCGCGCTTCTTTGCCTATGAAGCGGAATGGATGCTGCCGGAGTTTGCCGTATGGAACCTGACCCATGAATATGTCCACTACCTGGACGGGCGTTTTAACCTTTACGGCGATTTTGCCACCGGCAATGCCCATGATACCGTGTGGTGGTCGGAAGGCCTGGCGGAATACATTTCCAAAAAGGACCGCAACGACGATGCCGTGGCCCAGGCCCGGGATAAAACCCATAGCCTGAGCCAGCTATTGCGTACGAATTATAATAACAGCTCCAGCCAGATCTACGACTGGGGCTACTTGGCGGTGCGCTTTATGTTCGAGGAAAAATCAGCCGATGTCGGCACTATGCTCGGCCATGTCAGAAGCGGCGATTATGCCAGCTATGACACCTGGCTGGACAATATCAACACCCGTTACGACAGCCAGTTCTCCAGCTGGCTGGAAACGGTGCAAAGCACAGACGGCGGCACCGAACCGCCTACGGGAGATGTGCTGAACAACGGCGATACCCGTACCATCAGCTCTGACGGCAGCCAGCAGCCGGCGTTCAGCTTTGAGCTGGACTCGGGCGCCAGTAATGTTGAAATCAGTATCGGCGGCGGCACCGGCGATGCTGACTTGTATGTCAGGCACGGCAGTGCGCCGACCCTGGACGAGTATGATTACCGCCCCTGGGAAAACGGCAATAACGAAACCGTTAACATAGCTGCCCCGGCATCCGGCCAGTGGTTTATTATGGTGAATCCGTACAACCCGTTCAGCGGCGTTGAGCTGAGCGTCAGCTGGCAGCAAAGCGCTCCCGGTGTCCCGGATGCCTGCGCAAGCCAGTCGCCGGTCACCGGCGGCGAATTGCTTGATGCTACCCCCGTATGCCTGGAGCAGGGCACCCGGTATTTGTACTTCTGGGCCGACGGCACGGAAAGTTCGGTGACTCTGGGGTCGGCCCACGGCGCAGGGGATATCAGCTTGTACCACAGCAGCGGCACCTGGCCAACCGAGCAGGATTACCATAATGCCTCAACCACAGCCGGCAGCAATGCCGAGCAAATTGTCGTCAACTCTCCCGTGCGCGGCTGGCACTATATCAAGGCCACAGGACAGGACAGCGGCGTGACTTTGCAAATGAGCGTTAACTAG
- a CDS encoding DMT family transporter: protein MSVPAAYLAVVLIWSTTPLGIVWSSETVSPTLAVLMRMVIAAVLGFILLKLKSMSIPGNRQAMKVYGFSALGIFGGMLFSYMAAAYISSGMMSLIFGLSPVFSGLLAQKILNEAKFSWMRKLAMTVSLFGLALVCMNNLSVSEQSPLGLVFILLAVFFFSLSAVLVKSVKVAIHPMASTVGSLLVSIPLFLLTWLVFDGTLPVEQWQARSLWAILYLGVFGSLIGFVAYYYVLQKLSASTVTLITMMTPVLALTMGAYLNNEAVSVNLIIGAVFVMTGLAIYNWGEKLLPGKRLADTAEE from the coding sequence ATGTCAGTACCAGCAGCATATCTTGCCGTTGTCTTAATCTGGTCTACAACACCTTTGGGAATCGTTTGGAGTAGTGAAACCGTCAGTCCTACCCTGGCGGTGCTGATGCGTATGGTGATCGCCGCTGTTTTGGGATTTATCCTGCTCAAGCTTAAAAGCATGTCGATTCCGGGCAATAGGCAGGCGATGAAAGTCTATGGTTTTTCTGCACTCGGTATTTTCGGTGGCATGTTATTTTCCTATATGGCGGCGGCCTATATCAGTTCGGGTATGATGTCGCTTATTTTCGGCTTATCGCCGGTGTTTTCTGGCCTGCTGGCGCAAAAAATTCTCAATGAGGCAAAATTTAGCTGGATGCGTAAACTGGCAATGACGGTTTCGCTGTTCGGCCTGGCGCTGGTGTGTATGAATAACCTGTCGGTGTCGGAACAAAGCCCCCTGGGACTGGTTTTTATTTTACTGGCGGTATTCTTTTTCAGTTTAAGTGCGGTGCTGGTGAAAAGCGTTAAGGTGGCGATCCATCCTATGGCGAGTACCGTGGGGTCTTTGCTTGTGTCTATTCCCCTGTTTCTGCTGACCTGGCTGGTGTTTGACGGCACCTTGCCCGTTGAGCAGTGGCAGGCGAGATCTTTATGGGCCATCCTCTACCTTGGCGTTTTCGGTTCGCTGATAGGTTTTGTTGCTTATTATTATGTGCTGCAGAAATTAAGCGCCAGTACGGTTACCTTAATCACTATGATGACGCCGGTTCTTGCCTTAACCATGGGGGCTTATTTAAATAACGAAGCCGTCAGCGTCAACCTGATTATCGGGGCCGTTTTCGTGATGACAGGGCTGGCTATCTACAACTGGGGAGAGAAACTGCTGCCGGGTAAGCGGTTAGCGGACACGGCGGAAGAATAA